A portion of the Daphnia magna isolate NIES linkage group LG4, ASM2063170v1.1, whole genome shotgun sequence genome contains these proteins:
- the LOC116921494 gene encoding serine/arginine repetitive matrix protein 1, whose product MRSASQQQGEGSIMSRKNKEDDEDELEALRLAALESLRAKGLPPPVVLKGQRVSPKPNVCNNAVFQRHFGNQNLIAIIPVENSSANSSPYQNSSPHHPPLLDSKPPPIKNPTRLPLLKNPPSISSVSQNSPVEEKPKSTKFSRFEDSDSDESDDVEMSFAKSESEEEEFVIEEGDAEDLIIEVEDEIIEEEETNGVAELPMAAAPIPEDRLSVIPAVIKPSESSAAKVNISPPPSKITMADAAKELPASRDSKSYESSRKTDIGDIVRRSPQLRSSASRSPNVHPRRRSPSRQQKSPQRSQKSSPRTHRSPSRSQRSPVRIQRSPVRIQRSPPRIQRSPPRVQRSPSRAQRSPHRRSPIRSLDREKLKHRDSSKTGSGSDRSSTDDKKSERTRTTAPIETVRSSEQRRTGDRSRSPVNDRKPLLKRSPSRSVAGDRDARKLLTTSLTETDRDRLESRKRKFEMANDQESSVKKEGKIRLRTESSRRASPVQTTRREEKPKKVETIDKVQVKRDESISLAQDKNDDDSVERKSKKSKRASKKSKEKSQNGKTRSISDGDNVSMKLSSTKSSDTSDAHLDLRAELQRRRGHRYEEDEEPRSRTPDTRRILVLNSPPSSTAVVAPSKPPTEPTGVLSKHQRLVSEGQSKPGTSVDSLPASKRNSSVKLKRTLLATPIEIDQGPETDPLEDRIRQIRAQNELIRKRQREIEADKLQYA is encoded by the exons ATGAGATCTGCCAGTCAGCAACAAGGAGAAGGTTCCATCAtgtcaagaaaaaacaaggaaGACGATGAAGACGAATTGGAAGCTTTGCGTTTGGCTGCTTTGGAAAGTTTGAGAGCAAAAGGACTTCCTCCACCTGTTGTGCTAAAAGGACAACGTGTGTCCCCAAAACCTAATGTTTGCAACAATGCT GTTTTTCAACGTCATTTTGGAAACCAAAATTTGATAGCCATCATTCCAGTGGAAAACTCTTCTGCAAATTCCTCACCATACCAGAATTCCTCACCCCATCATCCTCCACTGCTGGATTCAAAACCTCCACCCATAAAAAATCCAACAAGACTGCCACTTTTAAAGAATCCTCCCTCCATAAGTTCAGTTTCACAAAACAGCCCGGTTGAAGAGAAACCAAAGTCAACTAAATTCAGTCGTTTCGAGGACTCTGATAGTGACGAGAGTGATGATGTTGAAATGTCATTTGCAAAGTCagaaagtgaagaagaagagttTGTGATTGAAGAAGGAGATGCTGAAGACCTGATTATTGAAGTGGAGGATGAAATAattgaagaggaagaaaccAATGGAGTAGCTGAGCTTCCTATGGCTGCTGCTCCAATACCAGAAGATAGACTGAGCGTTATCCCCGCTGTCATAAAGCCTAGCGAAAGCTCTGCTGCCAAAGTTAACATCTCTCCTCCTCCATCAAAGATTACCATGGCAGATGCTGCTAAAGAACTTCCCGCGTCGCGGGATAGCAAAAGTTATGAAAGTAGCCGCAAAACCGATATAGGAGACATCGTCAGACGATCACCGCAGTTGCGTTCTTCAGCCAGTCGATCTCCTAATGTTCATCCTCGACGAAGGTCTCCTTCCAGGCAACAAAAAAGTCCTCAGAGATCGCAAAAATCTTCACCGAGAACTCACAGATCTCCTTCTAGATCCCAGAGATCTCCTGTTAGAATTCAACGATCTCCAGTAAGAATCCAGCGATCACCTCCTAGAATTCAAAGATCTCCTCCGAGAGTCCAGAGATCCCCATCAAGGGCTCAGAGGTCCCCTCATAGAAGATCTCCAATAAGGTCTTTagatagggaaaaattaaaGCATAGAGACTCCAGCAAGACGGGCAGTGGCTCTGATCGTTCTAGCACCGATGATAAAAAGAGTGAAAGAACAAGAACCACTGCGCCAATTGAAACTGTTAGATCCTCCGAGCAGCGACGAACAGGGGACCGTTCGCGTTCTCCTGTCAACGATAGGAAGCCGTTGTTGAAGAGATCACCCTCACGATCTGTTGCCGGTGACCGGGATGCTCGAAAGCTTCTAACAACTTCGCTGACAGAGACGGACCGTGATCGACTAGAATCGCGcaaacgaaaatttgaaatggcCAACGATCAAGAATCGTCTGTGAAGAAAGAGGGGAAGATCCGGCTACGAACGGAATCGAGTCGTAGAGCATCACCAGTACAGACGACACGTAGGGAAGAGAAACCGAAAAAAGTGGAAACAATTGACAAGGTTCAAGTCAAGAGAGACGAGTCAATATCTTTGGCTCAGGACAAAAATGACGATGATAGTGTCGAACGAAAATCGAAAAAGAGCAAGCGGGCTTCTAAGAAATCCAAAGAAAAGAGTCAGAATGGTAAAACTCGCTCGATTAGTGATGGAGATAACG TATCCATGAAACTTTCCAGTACCAAAAGTAGTGATACTTCCGACGCACATCTCGACTTAAGAGCAGAACTCCAACGAAGAAGGGGTCATCGTTATGAA gAGGATGAGGAACCACGGAGTCGAACACCAGATACGCGACGGATTTTGGTACTAAATTCACCTCCGTCATCGACCGCCGTTGTCGCTCCTTCCAAGCCGCCAACCGAAC CGACTGGCGTTCTGTCGAAACACCAACGGCTCGTTTCTGAAGGACAATCGAAGCCGGGCACATCCGTCGACTCACTGCCCGCATCGAAAAGAAACAGCAGCGTGAAATTGAAACGTACCCTGCTGGCCACTCCAATCGAAATTGACCAAG GACCAGAGACTGATCCCTTAGAAGATCGCATCCGACAGATCCGGGCACAGAACGAGCTGATTCGCAAGCGCCAACGGGAGATCGAAGCTGACAAACTACAATATGCTTGA
- the LOC116921495 gene encoding LOW QUALITY PROTEIN: vascular endothelial growth factor receptor 1 (The sequence of the model RefSeq protein was modified relative to this genomic sequence to represent the inferred CDS: deleted 1 base in 1 codon; substituted 1 base at 1 genomic stop codon), whose product MSLLGFANYRLRKIDSVQFVRLLFYLSVVSKKSGKGEEVGDLVMTPSGRQQVVQEGANLTLTCTYDHEGNISWTLPDNLAKYPSDEGIDRLRKTFASNKTHITSTMMVRNVQTIDTGHYTCNVHSPTRYLRHKSQQYVYVYNDVDLIILDEKLYHEYACKQGDSIPIPCRPTHPNVTFHLIRNSHITAKGYKWEHSDVRMASRQVKTKITHNKFSTEPAFELNTKWSMQPQWGLMLKNATIGDSGQYQCFGTMNNITDWEYFQIYVKGIELVRVGEADDPLEGSNVTLICRTHAERELSSPPEWAYQQASDIDGILNVINDTNTSEVNTEYYNDLHSRRFKTILSGGERVWRYYESRIELIDLTLNDNITFYCKVNKDKEIMSKTISFRVKERNDNSMNNFVQLEKGNAKNLTCVGSLQRNYIQWLKDDKEYPGKVYSSGSSSTLLLKGIVDERGEYVCRWNNSLGELRHRNFTVIFAGTEISATTIPISVNLAALIFIIGIAIKLYLDKKKPSFPGAKKLLEGNVKHVSQQLSMEEQIELLPYDKRWEFPKNRLALGIQLGAGCFGRVVKAEAVGIEGSDEHVKTVAVKMVRTETNVAALEALVSEMKILMHLGSHLNVVNLLGTCTKQINKGELFVIVEYCRFGNLQTYLINHRHGFINLMDEFGNMKSDDEMHKIFSEYGDVAVTRTGSALEKSKFPPFEFIYDPQEPKSFWHYQEDSDATLIRSVTTRDLISWSFQIARGMDYLASKKVIHGDLAARNVLLADDGVVKVADFGMARKMYLDSNYEKKGQGLMPIRWMAIESLTDRIFSSQSDVWSYGILLWEIFSLGKVPYPGMDVSHQLVKEIQNGYRMEKPENATNTIGKIMVDCWKSDPKERPTFRQIQEMIQDHIETSVGSDYWSLNFPYANLNXVELNGSGTDNCVLVKQSTTRQKKNPRAQSLPKLISN is encoded by the exons ATGAGTCTATTAGGATTTGCTAATTACCGGTTACGAAAAATTGATTCAGTCCAGTTTGTGCGGCTCTTATTCTATTTATCGGTGGTTAGTAAAAAAAGTGGCAAAGGGGAGGAAGTTGGAGATTTGGTAATGACTCCGAGTGGCAGGCAGCAGGTAGTCCAAGAAGGTGCAAATCTCACGCTAACTTGCACGTATGATCACGAAGGTAACATTTCGTGGACATTGCCCGACAACCTTGCAAAATATCCG TCGGATGAGGGTATTGACCGTCTTCGCAAGACGTTTGCCAGCAACAAAACTCATATAACATCCACAATGATGGTGAGAAATGTCCAAACTATAGACACCGGACATTACACGTGCAACGTACACTCACCGACACGTTATCTTCGGCATAAAAGTCAACAATATGTCTACGTTTACA ACGATGTAGATCTCATAATCTTGGACGAAAAACTCTATCACGAATACGCTTGCAAACAAGGCGATTCTATTCCCATTCCTTGCAGACCCACACATCCGAACGTTACGTTCCATCTCATCCGCAATTCTCACATCACTGCAAAAGGCTACAAGTGGGAACACTCAGATGTAAGAATGGCAAGTAGACAAgttaaaacgaaaattacacACAACAAATTCTCTACAGAACCTGCTTTT GAGCTGAACACAAAATGGTCTATGCAACCACAATGGGGTTTAATGCTGAAAAATGCAACCATCGGTGACTCCGGCCAATACCAGTGTTTTGGAACAATGAACAACATCACCGACTGGGAATATTTTCAGATCTACgtcaaag gcattGAACTAGTCAGAGTTGGCGAAGCAGATGACCCGCTAGAAGGAAGTAACGTCACGCTCATCTGCCGCACTCACGCCGAACGTGAATTATCCTCGCCTCCGGAATGGGCTTACCAGCAGGCCAGCGATATCGATGGAATACTTAATGTTATAAACGACACAAACACATCCGAAG TCAACACAGAGTATTACAATGATCTTCATTCCCGTCGCTTTAAAACAATACTCTCCGGCGGAGAACGGGTATGGAGATACTACGAAAGCCGAATAGAACTGATCGATTTAACACTAAACGACAATATCACCTTTTACTGCAAAGTcaataaagataaagaaatcATGTccaaaacaatttcttttcgtGTCAAAG AACGAAACGATAATTCAATGAATAATTTCGTTCAATTGGAAAAAGGTAATGCCAAAAACTTGACATGTGTGGGATCACTTCAAAGAAATTATATTCAATGGCTCAAG GATGACAAGGAGTACCCAGGAAAAGTTTACTCGTCTGGCAGCTCATCTACCTTGTTATTAAAAGGAATCGTTGATGAAAGAGGAGAATACGTTTGTAGGTGGAACAACAGCCTCGGAGAGCTGAGGCACAGAAACTTCACTGTAATTTTTGCTGGAACAGAAATTAGCGCAACTACAATTCCCATATCCGTAAACCTGGCAGCTTTAATATTTATAATCGGGATCGCCATCAAACTTTACCTTGATAAg aaaaagccatCATTTCCGGGAGCAAAGAAGCTACTTGAAGGCAACGTCAAACATGTCAGTCAACAATTGTCAATGGAAGAGCAAATTGAGCTGCTACCCTACGATAAGCGATGGGAATTCCCCAAAAATCGATTAGCCCTCG GGATACAATTGGGCGCTGGATGCTTCGGCCGAGTTGTCAAGGCGGAAGCAGTGGGGATTGAAGGCTCGGATGAACACGTCAAAACAGTAGCCGTCAAAATGGTACGCACAGAAACTAACGTCGCTGCTTTAGAAGCTTTGGTGAGCGAAATGAAAATTCTAATGCACTTGGGGTCGCACTTAAATGTCGTCAATCTCCTCGGAACGTGtacaaaacaaatcaacaaag GGGAACTATTTGTCATCGTCGAGTACTGTCGCTTTGGTAATTTACAAACCTATCTGATCAACCATCGTCACGGTTTCATCAATCTAATGGACGAGTTTGGCAACATGAAATCGGATGACGAAATGCACAAAATCTTCAG TGAATACGGCGACGTTGCAGTAACTCGAACGGGCTCTGCATTGGAAAAGTCGAAATTTCCTC cttTTGAATTCATTTACGATCCTCAAGAGCCTAAATCATTTTGGCATTACCAAGAAGATTCGGACGCTACATTAATTCGATCCGTTACTACTCGAGACTTGATCTCGTGGTCTTTTCAAATAGCAAGGGGAATGGATTACTTGGCCAGCAAAAAG GTTATCCACGGCGATTTGGCGGCTCGCAACGTTTTATTGGCCGACGACGGAGTCGTTAAAGTGGCAGATTTTGGGATGGCTAGGAAAATGTACTTGGATAGCAATTATGAGAAGAAAGGACAG GGATTAATGCCAATCAGATGGATGGCCATAGAATCTCTAACGGACCGAATCTTTTCAAGTCAGTCTGACGTTTGGTCTTACGGAATTCTTCTTTGGGAAATTTTTTCCCTAGGAAAAGTTCCCTATCCAg GAATGGACGTTAGCCATCAACTTGtgaaagaaattcaaaatggcTACCGGATGGAGAAACCTGAAAATGCGACAAATACCATTGGGAAAATCATGGTGGACTGCTGGAAAAGCGACCCAAAAGAAAGGCCAACATTCCGCCAAATTCAGGAGATGATTCAGGATCACATAGAGACCTCGGTCGGCTCTGATTATTGGAGTCTGAACTTTCCCTACGCTAATCTTAATTAAGTGGAGCTTAATGGCTCTGGTACAGACAATTGTGTGCTGGTAAAACAATCGacaacaagacaaaaaaaaaaccctagaGCTCAATCCCTTCCCAAACTGATCTCCAATTAG
- the LOC116921514 gene encoding uncharacterized protein LOC116921514 isoform X2: MNNSVVIFRNLLSLLASWSIYNEQNANGDLIGNSSGLVKSSGSPRTDNPFITASIVTTLHDYRNEVPTAMHSYVADDNRNYRTGEKPTFEGTSIRGKINGNDIDVLVSSWDFLKKRLSDFAPKIFLRPDARKMFPAFAHVTDAELPYNRDFLSTAYNCIASLNYIIPHLRYSLPEQCPAFANLKNKYSKLDLKRLENIWLNVTQEEMGDNFTDVIRDSWKKVYFALFKYTYE; the protein is encoded by the exons ATGAATAATTCAGTTGTTATTTTCAGGAATTTACTTTCGCTCTTGGCAAGCTGGTCCATTTACAATGAACAAAATGCA aacgGCGATTTGATCGGTAATTCGTCTGGGTTAGTAAAAAGTTCCGGATCGCCTCGCACAGATAATCCCTTTATTACGGCGAGCATCGTGACAACTCTTCACGATTACCGTAATGAAGTGCCTACGGCTATGCACTCTTATGTCGCTGATGATAATAGGAACTACCGAACAGGTGAAAAACCAACATTTGAAGGGACTAGCATTCGTGGCAAAATCAACGGAAACGACATCGATGTGCTCGTCTCTAGTTGGGACTTTCTTAAAAAGCGACTGAGTGATTTTGCacctaaaatttttctaag GCCAGATGCTAGGAAGATGTTCCCAGCGTTCGCTCACGTAACCGATGCTGAGCTTCCATATAATCGCGACTTTCTTAGCACAGCGTATAACTGTATCGCCAGTTTGAATTACATCATACCGCATTTAAGGTACAGCCTTCCTGAACAATGCCCGGCTTTCGCCAACCTGAAGAACAAGTACAGCAAACTGGACCTAAAG AGGCTTGAGAATATTTGGTTGAACGTCACGCAAGAAGAAATGGGAGATAATTTCACTGATGTCATCCGTGATTCTTGGAAGAAAGTTTATTTTGCTttattcaaatatacttacgaatga
- the LOC116921514 gene encoding globin D, coelomic isoform X1, with protein sequence MNNSVVIFRNLLSLLASWSIYNEQNANGDLIGNSSGLVKSSGSPRTDNPFITASIVTTLHDYRNEVPTAMHSYVADDNRNYRTGEKPTFEGTSIRGKINGNDIDVLVSSWDFLKKRLSDFAPKIFLRYFSIRPDARKMFPAFAHVTDAELPYNRDFLSTAYNCIASLNYIIPHLRYSLPEQCPAFANLKNKYSKLDLKRLENIWLNVTQEEMGDNFTDVIRDSWKKVYFALFKYTYE encoded by the exons ATGAATAATTCAGTTGTTATTTTCAGGAATTTACTTTCGCTCTTGGCAAGCTGGTCCATTTACAATGAACAAAATGCA aacgGCGATTTGATCGGTAATTCGTCTGGGTTAGTAAAAAGTTCCGGATCGCCTCGCACAGATAATCCCTTTATTACGGCGAGCATCGTGACAACTCTTCACGATTACCGTAATGAAGTGCCTACGGCTATGCACTCTTATGTCGCTGATGATAATAGGAACTACCGAACAGGTGAAAAACCAACATTTGAAGGGACTAGCATTCGTGGCAAAATCAACGGAAACGACATCGATGTGCTCGTCTCTAGTTGGGACTTTCTTAAAAAGCGACTGAGTGATTTTGCacctaaaatttttctaag ATATTTCTCCATCAGGCCAGATGCTAGGAAGATGTTCCCAGCGTTCGCTCACGTAACCGATGCTGAGCTTCCATATAATCGCGACTTTCTTAGCACAGCGTATAACTGTATCGCCAGTTTGAATTACATCATACCGCATTTAAGGTACAGCCTTCCTGAACAATGCCCGGCTTTCGCCAACCTGAAGAACAAGTACAGCAAACTGGACCTAAAG AGGCTTGAGAATATTTGGTTGAACGTCACGCAAGAAGAAATGGGAGATAATTTCACTGATGTCATCCGTGATTCTTGGAAGAAAGTTTATTTTGCTttattcaaatatacttacgaatga